One region of Enterobacter ludwigii genomic DNA includes:
- a CDS encoding TolC family protein: protein MMITTTTVSLNATRPVPVMARISALICLVLLSGCGSVKPEPLTQDEIAARVNNDRLNMYRDQQPLSGPLTLSDAMARALKYNLDYRLKLMETALSRGLLDVSRQDMLPKLMTDAGYRWRDNDSGGTSIGIEDRVVSLRPSTSEERDHYLADATLSWDVLDFGMSYYRAKQQADNVNIAEERRRKVLQNIVQEVRDAWWRALGAQRLLDEAQPLAENIQIALNKTREAERAGILPPVEGLEYQRALLDAVSLLNQKRQEMQMAKSELAALLNLPPNTDFKLQDVTNPALSQVPTQLDSLEQMALERRPELREEDYKTRIDVLETKRQIASLFPNLNLFGGISYDSNQYLYNSSWIQGGMGVSMNLFKLLGAPAINRTNDARLQTDEARRMALSMAILTQVRVSVERYKLAVYDLQIAQESARVDQRLASISRASASNSLSSELESLRTQARSVVSRFQEAASYAQAQSAYGRVLNSVGIDLLPETVKNTDLASLSQQIHQSLVAGEKHVFTQSADAVVTRHPVNVTLGRLPAAVNKNVIYQSVTRVLNTNQLVVGSGPNSYRLEMNLNVGHAQNTLRGVWDITVVNPQGASVLKQHYTSYLPNDVNTRSVSALAEAAALSVVSDLNKYAGGSTMATANNP, encoded by the coding sequence ATGATGATAACGACAACAACCGTATCGCTGAATGCAACCCGCCCGGTGCCGGTGATGGCGCGGATTTCCGCCCTGATCTGCCTGGTCCTGCTCAGCGGCTGTGGCTCCGTAAAACCGGAACCTTTAACCCAGGATGAAATCGCCGCACGCGTTAACAACGATCGCCTGAACATGTATCGCGATCAGCAGCCGCTTTCCGGCCCGCTGACCCTGTCAGACGCGATGGCGCGCGCGCTGAAATACAACCTCGACTACCGCCTGAAACTGATGGAGACCGCCCTGTCGCGCGGCCTGCTGGATGTATCGCGCCAGGATATGTTGCCCAAACTGATGACCGATGCCGGATATCGCTGGCGCGACAATGATTCCGGCGGCACCAGTATCGGTATCGAAGACCGGGTGGTCAGCCTGCGCCCATCCACCTCTGAGGAGCGCGACCATTACCTCGCCGACGCGACGCTTTCCTGGGACGTGCTGGATTTCGGGATGAGCTACTATCGCGCCAAACAACAGGCGGATAACGTCAATATCGCCGAAGAACGCCGCCGCAAAGTGCTGCAAAACATCGTACAGGAGGTGCGCGATGCCTGGTGGCGTGCGCTGGGGGCACAGCGTCTGCTGGATGAAGCCCAGCCGCTGGCGGAAAACATCCAGATTGCGCTGAATAAAACCCGTGAAGCCGAACGCGCAGGCATTTTGCCTCCCGTTGAAGGGCTGGAATACCAGCGCGCGCTGCTGGACGCGGTCTCGCTGTTAAACCAGAAGCGCCAGGAAATGCAGATGGCCAAAAGCGAGCTGGCTGCCCTGCTGAATCTGCCGCCGAACACCGACTTCAAATTACAGGACGTGACAAACCCGGCGCTGTCGCAGGTACCGACCCAGTTGGATAGCCTGGAGCAAATGGCGCTCGAACGCCGCCCGGAGCTGCGTGAAGAGGATTACAAAACCCGCATCGACGTACTGGAAACCAAACGGCAAATTGCCTCGCTGTTCCCCAACCTGAACCTGTTTGGTGGCATCAGCTACGACTCTAACCAATATCTCTACAACAGCAGCTGGATTCAGGGTGGCATGGGCGTGTCGATGAATCTGTTCAAACTGCTGGGAGCACCGGCCATCAACCGCACCAACGACGCCCGTCTGCAGACGGATGAAGCACGGCGTATGGCCCTGAGCATGGCAATCCTGACCCAGGTACGCGTTTCCGTTGAACGCTACAAGCTGGCAGTTTACGACCTGCAAATCGCGCAGGAATCCGCCCGCGTCGACCAGCGTCTGGCCAGTATCTCCCGCGCGAGCGCGAGCAATTCCCTGTCCAGCGAACTGGAGTCGCTGCGCACCCAGGCACGCTCCGTGGTCTCGCGCTTCCAGGAGGCCGCTTCTTATGCCCAGGCGCAGTCCGCCTATGGCCGCGTGTTGAACTCGGTGGGGATCGACCTGCTGCCAGAAACCGTGAAGAACACCGATCTCGCCAGCCTGTCGCAGCAAATTCACCAGAGCCTGGTCGCCGGAGAAAAACATGTCTTTACCCAGAGCGCCGATGCGGTGGTCACCCGTCATCCGGTGAATGTGACCCTTGGTCGCCTGCCTGCTGCCGTCAATAAAAATGTGATTTATCAATCGGTCACCCGCGTACTTAACACCAACCAACTGGTGGTGGGCAGTGGTCCGAACAGCTATCGCCTGGAGATGAATCTGAATGTGGGTCACGCCCAAAATACGTTGCGCGGTGTGTGGGATATCACCGTGGTAAACCCGCAGGGAGCGTCGGTGCTGAAACAGCACTACACCAGCTATTTGCCCAATGACGTGAACACCCGTTCCGTGAGTGCACTGGCTGAGGCTGCCGCGCTGTCCGTGGTGTCCGACCTGAATAAGTACGCAGGCGGTTCCACCATGGCGACGGCCAATAATCCCTAA
- a CDS encoding efflux RND transporter periplasmic adaptor subunit, translated as MKRRHYDWRMGAIIALAFSASALAEDTAPAVSATSTEQAAPAVAEPTAAPASTAEPEPATVAQEPVATPESAPAAVAQEPAVATESAAPSESVTTETVTTQITPPPVAVEKSAPVAASEPVPETAAVEQGPAQVRFLVMADKESPLSSVVAGRVMQVNVQLGDNVAAGKLLATLDCSELKARKDAAEAEFSAAQIKYEAKAKLQGLDSAGALEVGLAAADVNRTRSQIKIFDAQLAQCRFTAPFEGRIARIYVKEGQGIGAGAPVIDLVGNGNRKARLNVPSSWMNWLTTGARFDAVVGENGQHYQMTVSHISGRVDAVSQTIEIETQFVDNVKEILPGMSGRATPVCPQDMPTCASGANRS; from the coding sequence ATGAAAAGACGTCATTACGACTGGCGCATGGGCGCCATCATCGCGCTGGCATTCAGCGCCAGCGCGCTGGCAGAGGATACGGCTCCGGCGGTCTCTGCCACCAGCACGGAACAGGCAGCGCCAGCGGTGGCGGAGCCGACAGCCGCGCCTGCCTCAACAGCAGAACCGGAACCTGCTACCGTCGCACAGGAACCCGTGGCAACGCCGGAATCTGCACCTGCGGCTGTCGCTCAGGAACCCGCAGTTGCCACGGAATCGGCCGCGCCCTCAGAATCCGTCACAACAGAGACGGTAACCACGCAGATAACCCCACCACCGGTCGCCGTTGAGAAAAGCGCCCCTGTCGCCGCCAGCGAGCCCGTGCCGGAGACCGCTGCCGTGGAACAAGGCCCGGCGCAGGTGCGTTTTCTGGTGATGGCCGATAAAGAGAGCCCGCTGTCGAGCGTGGTGGCAGGCCGCGTGATGCAGGTAAACGTACAGCTGGGCGATAACGTCGCAGCCGGAAAACTGCTGGCGACCCTCGATTGCAGCGAACTGAAAGCGCGTAAAGACGCGGCGGAGGCGGAATTCAGCGCCGCCCAGATCAAATACGAGGCCAAAGCCAAGCTGCAGGGGCTGGACTCAGCAGGGGCGCTGGAGGTTGGTCTGGCCGCCGCAGACGTCAACCGGACCCGCAGCCAGATTAAGATTTTCGACGCCCAGTTGGCACAGTGCCGCTTTACCGCGCCCTTCGAAGGCCGAATTGCCCGCATCTATGTCAAAGAGGGCCAGGGGATTGGCGCAGGCGCGCCGGTCATCGATCTGGTGGGCAATGGCAACCGCAAAGCCCGACTGAACGTGCCTTCAAGCTGGATGAACTGGCTGACGACCGGCGCCCGCTTCGATGCCGTGGTGGGTGAAAATGGCCAGCACTATCAGATGACCGTCTCGCACATTAGCGGACGCGTCGATGCGGTGAGCCAGACCATTGAGATCGAAACCCAGTTTGTCGATAACGTCAAAGAGATCCTGCCGGGCATGAGCGGGCGCGCGACGCCGGTCTGCCCGCAAGATATGCCGACCTGTGCCAGCGGGGCGAACCGTTCGTGA
- a CDS encoding HlyD family efflux transporter periplasmic adaptor subunit, producing MSASVFYALMGRVKAAHSPEELGFIICNETRALVDYRQAALLKYTATGRAQLVAHSGLSDTDRNTPYALWLAAVAKAIAPQCAALPEGARVMSLSAGQLSPSLAQEWDEWLPAHVWVLALAGPNGQLHALLILARDTPWPVQLSVESPEYTLLQLASLYGYAWWTLAARPSRLQRLLPTSVRKRIALVLVLLVAILLIPIREYTLVPAEVISLNSEVIAAPSDGVIRRMTVAPNTAVTAGQVLAELDDTTLKNRLAIAQAELATAALNMHQSSQQAIEDQNARAELALAEGKWREQKVQVASLQRELEKLSIRAQSSGVFVYSDPDDWAGRPVQTGERIGLLADPTRLGIRAWAPVAESTNLNAHAPMTVFLKVDPLHPLNAQLDYAGYEAVEAPNGVASYLLRGSLSEPSALARIGLQGTARVTGEWSVLGYLIFRRPLATARAWCGF from the coding sequence GTGAGTGCTTCGGTCTTCTATGCCCTGATGGGCCGCGTCAAAGCCGCACACAGCCCGGAAGAGCTGGGCTTTATTATCTGTAACGAAACGCGGGCGCTGGTGGACTACCGTCAGGCCGCGCTGCTGAAATATACCGCCACCGGGCGCGCCCAACTGGTTGCGCACTCCGGGCTGAGCGATACCGACCGCAATACCCCGTATGCCCTGTGGCTTGCCGCCGTGGCGAAAGCGATCGCGCCGCAGTGTGCCGCATTGCCGGAAGGGGCGCGGGTCATGTCGCTCAGCGCAGGCCAGCTCAGCCCATCGCTGGCGCAGGAGTGGGATGAGTGGCTACCGGCCCACGTCTGGGTTCTGGCGCTGGCCGGGCCGAATGGGCAACTTCACGCCCTGCTTATCCTGGCGCGCGACACCCCATGGCCGGTGCAACTGAGCGTCGAAAGCCCGGAATATACCCTGCTCCAGCTTGCCAGCCTGTACGGTTATGCGTGGTGGACGCTGGCGGCGCGGCCTTCGCGCCTGCAGCGCCTGCTGCCAACCTCCGTGCGAAAGCGTATTGCCCTCGTGCTGGTACTGCTTGTCGCCATTTTGCTGATCCCGATTCGCGAATACACCCTGGTGCCTGCCGAGGTGATTTCACTTAACAGCGAGGTTATTGCCGCCCCCAGCGACGGCGTGATCCGCCGGATGACGGTTGCTCCGAACACCGCCGTCACCGCAGGCCAGGTGCTGGCAGAACTGGATGACACGACCTTAAAAAATCGCCTGGCGATTGCCCAGGCAGAACTTGCCACCGCCGCGCTCAACATGCACCAGTCGTCCCAGCAGGCGATTGAAGATCAGAATGCCAGGGCCGAGCTGGCGCTGGCTGAGGGCAAATGGCGCGAGCAGAAAGTGCAGGTAGCCTCCCTGCAACGAGAGCTGGAAAAACTGTCGATTCGCGCCCAAAGCAGCGGCGTGTTTGTCTATAGCGATCCGGATGACTGGGCCGGACGCCCGGTGCAAACGGGCGAGCGTATTGGCCTGCTGGCTGACCCCACCCGGCTGGGCATCCGCGCCTGGGCACCGGTGGCGGAATCCACCAACCTGAATGCGCACGCCCCCATGACCGTCTTTTTGAAGGTCGACCCGCTGCACCCACTGAATGCACAGCTGGATTACGCCGGCTATGAAGCCGTAGAGGCACCCAACGGTGTCGCCAGCTATCTGCTGCGCGGTTCCCTGAGCGAACCCTCGGCGCTGGCGCGTATCGGCCTGCAGGGGACCGCCCGCGTAACCGGGGAGTGGAGCGTGCTGGGTTATCTTATCTTCCGTCGTCCACTGGCGACCGCCCGCGCCTGGTGTGGGTTCTGA